accggtccaactgtaactcaacttgggccgactagtgcacaaactatgcctcgtcTGCCAGGAGTATActtacggcaagcagaactgtttcagatgagttacggcaggcagatataataataataacaaaacagaGTACTCTGACTATTTAGTGAAAAATGACCAAgtaatccctacttataaaACATAATTACAGTCGTAACAATGTCATTTACaaagaaagtaaaggagaaagaaattaatatgAACTAATCAAGAATGGGCATAAAGTCAAGTTTAAGTTTGGTCCGCAGAAGCAAAACCAAAAAGGGGAGAACGCATCCtttcaatgcaaataatctcccaggaaaaGATCCTGCCATGGGGATTAATGACTTTGAGAGAGTTGGATCTGAATGGTTAATGCTCAAAATGAATCCTTGTTATGTTTTGGAAGAGAGTaggatttgaagggggagagagggaaatcgatctactggtgcatgcccattgtattatctttctttttttctctgttttctctcttatctttttcttttctttctcttgttttcttttattatgttttctttttactccaTCACACCCTCTGTTTTTTCGATCCTTTTTCAGGGCACGGCAAGGGTCCTTctatagtgcctgccgtgaccagttttttaccactttgccctttaaccacctttgtctggtctgggcgtacttgccgaccaccaaaGGGTTCGTCTGTGTGCCACTCACCCTTGCCAGACAAAGGCATGTTTGTTTCATTCGTCAGTCCACCGTAGCACTCTTACCTGCCACGGtataaatgctttctctctttttcccttaAGGCATACACATAATGGTTCCCTCCTCaaccttgcctcttttgggtggtctgtcatcccaggaggacgtacctcccaaaagggcttgggcagGAGCCGCAAAATAggtcttttcccctctccccactaccaaaccataccccctttacctcttactTCTGACCCATGACCCCACCACGTCCCATATTGGCTGAGTATAGGCTGGTGGTGtttgggccttgcgcgtgctttcCTTTCAAATATGTCCAAAAaatctgcctgctgctcatgcgtttgcTGTGCTTTGAAGGCTCGCCGTCCGtgttttttgacctcttatgtgggcttctctttgttttcctgctccattcaagagctggactttgtctgatgatgggccttacattcTTTTGGCCCACTCcctgattttctttatttcttacaATATTGTACTattattcctgccgtaataacttaatcttGCTGGGCCTCTTTTTAGGCTAGccgtttattccttctctcagtGGCTTGACATGGccactgttttgcttttgcttatgggctcctatgtccatttgagctttcttttgggcatccttggcccatttgctttctttgggcttcctcggcccttttGCTAATTCCATACTCCCATGgactttttactaacttcattgggcttctctggcccaataaccttattctcatccttggggttcatggacctgtcataaaccccttactctcttagtttgcattatCTTGGGCCTGCGGCGGCCCTTcctcacttttctacctcatacactgcccatgggatgctatttatttctttccgggcttctttgagcccaTTTGCCTTTTCAAGACCcacttgtttattttttgggcctgtgatccattattcctgccgcttgggcctaatggttttgttGCCtactttgtcaattctttgttgcccttgttattgggcttttttctcacaaatggccctcaacaatatatatatatatatatatatatatatatatgaagccAAGTATTCTAGTTGTActttctataataataataaaaaaataaaaaaaagtattctaGCTATAGGGTTGCCAAAAATAATTAGAGATGTGAATATGGAATCTAAACTATTAAATGAGAAATtcatgtttttccttttctaaaatttaatcttcttagcaaatagaaaaagagacCTGATTAATGCTCTCTGCACTGATCCGGAGTTGCATTGCTGACACAAGGAAAAGGCCTACTGGCAGTCGATTCATACTGGAAAGGGTGGCCCAATTGTGAGCTAACTTAAGTACAAAACCGGAATGTTGAGCTAGACTGGCCCAATTTTCATCAAACTCATCTACCCAGGAGTAAACCTCAGCAAACTGGATTGCCACTCAACTGAGTCAGGTCTgacaaaaaagtggaaaaaaagagaacagaAAGGACTCACTTTTGTTGAAATAACTCATTTGAAGATGAGATTCTTCTCTCTCCAATATTTTGGACCGTTCATTCAACCGTAAAAAGAAGAGGTTTTTGAGATTAAACCGTGAttatgtcataattaattaaagtttaaatataaatattaaatttatactagcaaaattgacaatatatctatatatgtgagggaaatttaatgattttcaagcatatatttaataattaaataagaaagttaataaaataaaataataaccatgaaaacattaaaatttatgattaatttttgaagtaaagttgaatatttttgaaggattttaattataattttttttattctttgtaagagatggataacttaattaagtagaataaaattatgtaaattttttttttttttaaattgctaagGGGGTGGACCACACAATTCTCACCGgttcgtgcggtccaaccccggttttaACGGTTCatgaaattaacaaaaaatccggtTCTTTAGACTTAAAAAACCGTTTTTCATTCCGATTTTCACGGTCCAACCTCCTGGTCCGATCCgattttgaaaatcttgattttcaAAGAGTTCTCCATCAAAATCTTCCTAACGTTTCTTTGGGAAAACCATATTTCCGTTTTAAGTCAATGGTCATTGGTCATTAAACAAAAGCAAAGggcatcaaaacaaataaaatgctACAAATGAAGTGATGTTAAATCATATCTAAATTAGTTGGTATTCGAATTTCCTTCAATTCATTACATGGTGGGTTGTAATGATTATTTGTGTGCCTTTGATCAAATGATCATCAAATCATATCTAAAATGTTATGTGATTGAAAACACACtttaaaagatttttatatatatatatatatatatatatatatgaatgataatttgatagttggaagATTAAGGATTTGAACTTTTGAAAGTccatgtccaaaaaaaaaaaaaaaagtgcctaAGTGCCTACCGAATCATGGATTGGCACAAGGTTTCTTAAGTAGTCAAAGACATCTTCTAAGAAACTCGAGAAGAAAGGCagttttttttatcctctcTCCACAACAAGCTCTTGGTCCATGTGTTGAGCTAGGCCAGTTTGGACTGAATGGAAAAATCGATCATTTGAGGCATGACATGTTGGTTCTAATGATGGCATTAGTGAAGCTTAAAGAGCAGTACTAGAGCATACCTTCACCAAATGGAACAAAGGAATTGGAGAAAAATTCTGTTCATATGATGAGATCCCTTTAGCAATTAAAAAGTAACAAGAAATCGTGGCTAAATTGTGTTAAAAATCAAAATGGATTAAAGTTGCATCAAATGTAATTTCTCACGTTTTAACCCCCTTTGAACCATAAATTCAATTAGATCTAATAATGTGCATGCTTGGAAGCACAAATGCttaacattattaaaataatggcTAGACAAGTTTGGAAACACCAGTGCAGGCACACAGTCAGTCAATTCACAATCCAAGAGTACTATATAATAAACACTTATATAGGAAATACCTCTCGTAGCATCCCTAGGAATAggataaacataaaatatttactGCATAGCATCAGCTTCAACGAGAGTATTTTTCtgttgggtgtgtgtgtgtgggggggggggggggggggggaagataAAAGAGCTGGGATTGCATCAATAAGAGCTGACAGCAAAGAATATACATAGACTCTCGTTCTTCTCCTTCTTAAATTATAATGTACATATAATTGCTTCACAGCACTCAGAATGATCCAAAAGTGTTCTCGCCACTATAAGTCATGTAAAGGAAACCATCCTCATCTTTGTTTTCCTCATAAATGGCAGACATCATGGCAGCTACaatgaaagaaaacataaataCATGTAATAAGTAAATACAGAAGCTAAGAATACAAGAATATACATAGTATATGGCATTAGAAAGAGAATTCTCACCAGTTGGTGGCAAGATGTTCTTGACAAAGATAAATATGGCCTTCTCAGCACTAAGCTTTATCCTCTTCCGGACCACATATACAAACTGCCCAACAGTCAGATCAGCAGGAACCAGATACCTGCATTCATCAGACAGGCTCACATTCAAC
The DNA window shown above is from Quercus lobata isolate SW786 chromosome 7, ValleyOak3.0 Primary Assembly, whole genome shotgun sequence and carries:
- the LOC115953514 gene encoding autophagy-related protein 8C-like, encoding MAKSSFKLEHPLERRQAEAARIREKYPDRIPVIVEKAERSDIPDIDKKKYLVPADLTVGQFVYVVRKRIKLSAEKAIFIFVKNILPPTAAMMSAIYEENKDEDGFLYMTYSGENTFGSF